One stretch of Chryseobacterium sp. LJ668 DNA includes these proteins:
- a CDS encoding anthranilate synthase component II, giving the protein MTNTIKPLKILVFDNYDSFTYNLVQMIEKIMGEKVDVYRNDEISLEEIEKYDKIILSPGPGIPEEAGILLDLIKKYAPTKSILGVCLGQQAIAEAFGGNLINLSEIFHGVATTSKTIKEDVKLFKNLPEEIEVGRYHSWAVNNENFPEELEITAIDFDGMIMALQHKKYDVHGVQFHPESILTSDGEQIIRNFLLN; this is encoded by the coding sequence ATGACAAATACTATAAAACCACTTAAAATTCTCGTCTTTGATAATTACGACAGTTTCACTTACAATCTTGTACAGATGATCGAAAAAATCATGGGTGAAAAAGTTGATGTATACCGAAATGACGAAATTTCACTGGAAGAAATTGAAAAATATGACAAAATCATTCTTTCACCAGGTCCGGGAATTCCAGAAGAAGCCGGAATTTTATTGGATTTAATAAAAAAATATGCTCCAACAAAAAGTATTCTCGGGGTCTGCCTTGGTCAACAGGCGATTGCAGAAGCTTTTGGCGGAAATCTGATTAATCTTTCAGAAATTTTTCATGGTGTTGCAACAACGTCAAAAACGATAAAAGAGGATGTAAAACTTTTCAAAAACTTACCAGAAGAAATCGAGGTTGGAAGATATCATAGTTGGGCTGTAAATAATGAGAACTTTCCTGAAGAATTAGAAATAACCGCAATTGACTTTGATGGAATGATCATGGCTTTGCAGCATAAAAAGTATGATGTGCACGGCGTTCAGTTTCACCCGGAAAGTATTCTAACATCTGATGGTGAACAAATTATCAGAAATTTTCTCTTAAATTAA
- the trpD gene encoding anthranilate phosphoribosyltransferase: MKEILEYLFTHHTLSKSEAKAIMIEIAQNKFNTAEVTSFISVFLMRNITLNELDGFRQALLKMAVPIEIDASDALDIVGTGGDGKNTINISTLAAFVIAGAGQKVTKHGNYGASTITGSSNVLEELGYQFHNDSNSLNQDLEKANICFLHAPYFHPALQSVGALRKSLGLRTFFNLLGPLVNPARPQFSVIGVYNLEIARIYQYLLQKDNREFTIVHGLDGYDEISLTSDSKIITKNSEEIYTTKDLGFNSLDPLSIVAGGSPYESAKIFRNILEGNGTFEQNAVVTANAAVALQHTNKFGNYTNCLLLAQESLMSGKALRSLNNLIH; encoded by the coding sequence ATGAAAGAAATCCTAGAATATCTCTTCACCCACCACACTTTGTCAAAATCTGAGGCAAAGGCAATTATGATTGAGATTGCTCAAAATAAATTCAATACCGCAGAAGTGACTTCATTTATCAGTGTTTTTCTGATGCGAAATATTACTTTGAATGAACTTGATGGTTTCAGACAAGCCTTGCTGAAAATGGCCGTTCCCATTGAAATTGATGCAAGTGATGCTCTGGATATCGTAGGAACTGGTGGTGACGGTAAAAATACCATCAATATATCGACTTTAGCAGCTTTTGTCATCGCAGGAGCCGGACAAAAAGTAACGAAGCACGGCAATTACGGAGCATCTACTATTACCGGATCTTCAAATGTCCTGGAAGAACTTGGTTATCAGTTTCATAATGATTCAAACAGTCTCAATCAAGATTTAGAAAAAGCCAATATATGTTTTTTACATGCGCCTTATTTTCATCCTGCTTTGCAATCTGTCGGGGCTTTAAGAAAATCGCTGGGCCTGCGTACTTTTTTTAATCTTCTCGGTCCTTTGGTAAATCCAGCAAGGCCTCAATTCTCGGTAATCGGAGTTTATAATCTTGAGATCGCAAGAATTTATCAGTATTTATTGCAAAAAGACAATCGTGAATTCACAATTGTGCATGGTTTAGATGGGTATGACGAGATCAGTCTGACCAGTGACAGCAAAATCATTACAAAAAACAGTGAAGAAATTTATACCACAAAAGATCTTGGGTTTAACAGTTTAGATCCGCTAAGTATCGTAGCTGGAGGAAGTCCTTATGAATCAGCGAAAATCTTTAGGAATATTTTGGAAGGAAACGGAACCTTTGAACAGAATGCTGTTGTCACGGCAAATGCAGCAGTTGCACTCCAACACACCAATAAATTTGGAAATTACACCAATTGCCTTTTGTTGGCTCAAGAGAGTCTGATGAGTGGAAAAGCATTGAGAAGCTTAAATAATTTGATTCATTAA
- the trpC gene encoding indole-3-glycerol phosphate synthase TrpC, giving the protein MNILQTIIARKKQEIEDSKSSISVQQLKDSEFFGRITLSLKETLQSRSGIIAEFKRRSPSKGIINDKISPLKAVADYEKYGASAVSILTDTNFFGGSFKDILKVRNHINIPILRKDFMIDEYQFYEAKSIGADVILLIASCLSPAQVSEFTELSHDLGLEVLLEIHTEEELQHINKNIDFVGINNRNLKDFKVDLQHSVNLKNQLPKDVLSIAESGIYNIEDFNYLKEKGFDGFLMGEYFMKNTNPGKAFEEFISNIMM; this is encoded by the coding sequence ATGAACATCTTACAAACAATAATAGCCAGAAAAAAACAGGAAATTGAAGATTCAAAATCAAGTATTTCTGTACAGCAATTGAAAGATTCAGAATTTTTCGGCAGGATAACCTTATCGTTAAAAGAAACCCTGCAGTCGAGATCAGGTATTATTGCTGAATTTAAAAGACGATCGCCATCAAAAGGAATAATTAATGACAAAATTTCTCCTTTGAAAGCTGTTGCTGATTACGAAAAATACGGAGCGAGCGCAGTTTCCATTTTGACCGATACAAATTTTTTCGGGGGTAGTTTTAAAGACATTTTAAAAGTAAGAAATCATATCAATATTCCGATTTTGAGAAAAGATTTTATGATCGATGAATATCAGTTTTATGAAGCAAAAAGTATCGGAGCGGATGTTATTTTATTGATTGCTTCCTGTCTTTCTCCAGCTCAGGTTTCAGAGTTTACCGAATTATCTCACGATTTGGGTCTTGAAGTTTTGTTGGAAATTCATACAGAAGAAGAACTTCAACATATTAATAAGAATATAGATTTCGTAGGAATTAACAACAGAAATTTAAAAGATTTTAAGGTTGATTTACAACATTCCGTTAATCTGAAAAATCAGCTTCCAAAAGATGTTTTATCAATTGCCGAAAGCGGAATTTATAATATTGAAGATTTTAATTATCTAAAAGAAAAAGGCTTTGACGGATTTTTGATGGGAGAATATTTCATGAAAAATACAAATCCCGGAAAAGCTTTTGAAGAATTTATTTCCAATATAATGATGTAA
- a CDS encoding phosphoribosylanthranilate isomerase, with translation MTETQQQSTENHQAKIKVCGLTKLDQIQELISMNVDFLGFIFYEKSPRYVLNHLTVEEISEINHSEKVGVFVNENLDSIIEIAEKADLNLVQLHGDENEEFISDLRKKLNKKTEIIKVIRVGNQSSDELQETINSQPSTINYLLFDTDSKTYGGTGETFDRNIINEIETPIPYFLSGGISLENIENIELLNLKPFALDINSKFEIEPGNKDVEKIKKLQINEKPPL, from the coding sequence ATGACTGAAACCCAACAACAATCAACCGAAAACCATCAAGCAAAAATAAAAGTTTGCGGCTTAACAAAATTGGATCAGATTCAGGAATTAATTTCTATGAATGTAGATTTTCTGGGCTTTATTTTTTATGAAAAATCACCACGATATGTTTTGAATCATTTAACTGTAGAAGAAATTTCAGAAATAAATCATTCTGAAAAAGTTGGAGTTTTTGTGAATGAAAATCTAGATAGTATAATTGAGATTGCAGAAAAGGCTGATTTAAATTTAGTCCAGCTTCATGGTGACGAAAACGAAGAATTTATTTCTGATTTAAGAAAAAAACTGAACAAAAAAACTGAAATTATTAAAGTAATCAGAGTCGGAAATCAATCTTCTGATGAGTTGCAAGAAACCATCAACAGCCAACCGTCAACCATCAACTATTTACTTTTCGACACCGATTCAAAAACTTACGGCGGAACCGGAGAAACATTTGATCGGAACATTATAAATGAAATTGAAACTCCTATTCCTTATTTTTTAAGCGGCGGAATTTCTTTAGAAAATATCGAAAACATTGAACTCTTAAATCTAAAACCTTTTGCATTAGACATCAATTCAAAATTTGAAATCGAACCAGGAAATAAAGATGTAGAGAAAATAAAAAAATTACAAATCAATGAAAAACCACCACTATAA
- a CDS encoding OsmC family protein gives MKNHHYKSKIDWTGNTGESTKNYRSYERSYTICVDGKAEISGSSDPAFLGNPKFHNPEDLLLASVSSCHLLWYLHFCSVNKILVLEYVDFAEGTMLEEENGSGKFTEIVLKPKIIVAEKNMIKKAIELHQKANEYCFIANSLNFEVKHQPEITCKND, from the coding sequence ATGAAAAACCACCACTATAAATCTAAAATTGATTGGACCGGAAACACCGGAGAATCGACAAAAAACTACCGCTCCTACGAAAGAAGTTATACTATTTGCGTTGATGGGAAAGCTGAAATAAGTGGTTCTTCTGATCCTGCATTTTTAGGAAATCCAAAGTTTCATAATCCTGAAGATTTATTGTTGGCTTCAGTTTCATCCTGTCATCTCTTATGGTATCTGCATTTTTGTTCGGTCAATAAAATTTTGGTTTTAGAATATGTAGATTTCGCAGAAGGAACAATGCTTGAGGAGGAAAACGGTAGCGGAAAATTTACAGAAATAGTTCTTAAACCTAAAATTATAGTCGCAGAAAAAAATATGATTAAAAAAGCAATCGAGCTGCATCAAAAAGCAAATGAATATTGCTTCATTGCCAACTCACTGAATTTTGAAGTGAAACATCAACCTGAAATTACTTGTAAAAATGATTAA
- the trpB gene encoding tryptophan synthase subunit beta: MIKSNYKNPDENGYYGEFGGAFVPEMLYPNVEELQNNYLKIIESEDFQTEYQDLLKNYVGRATPLYFAKNLSKKYNTKIYLKREDLNHTGAHKINNALGQVLLAKRLGKQRIIAETGAGQHGVATATACALLGLECIVYMGEVDIARQAPNVGRMKMLGATVIPATSGSKTLKDAVNEALRDWINNSTTTHYVIGSVVGPHPFPDLVARFQSVISKEIKEQLFEQIGRENPDYVIACVGGGSNAAGTFYHFVDEENVKIIAAEAGGFGVESGKSAATTFLGTLGVLHGSKSLVMQTKDGQVIEPHSISAGLDYPGIGPFHANLFQENRAEFFSINDDDALKSAFELTKLEGIIPALESAHALAVLNKKKFNENDIVVICLSGRGDKDMETYLKEIRI, encoded by the coding sequence ATGATTAAATCAAATTATAAAAACCCAGACGAAAACGGATATTACGGAGAATTTGGAGGAGCTTTCGTTCCGGAAATGCTTTATCCAAATGTGGAAGAACTTCAAAATAATTATTTAAAAATCATTGAATCTGAAGATTTTCAAACTGAATATCAGGATTTATTGAAAAACTATGTCGGTCGTGCTACTCCACTCTATTTTGCGAAAAATTTAAGTAAAAAATACAATACAAAGATTTATCTGAAAAGAGAAGATCTCAATCATACAGGAGCTCACAAAATCAACAATGCTTTAGGACAGGTTTTACTGGCGAAACGTCTTGGAAAGCAAAGAATTATCGCAGAAACAGGAGCCGGACAACATGGAGTTGCAACCGCAACAGCTTGTGCATTATTGGGTTTGGAATGTATCGTTTACATGGGCGAAGTTGATATTGCAAGGCAGGCTCCGAATGTTGGAAGAATGAAAATGTTGGGAGCAACCGTAATTCCTGCAACTTCCGGTTCAAAAACGTTGAAAGATGCTGTCAATGAAGCTTTACGAGATTGGATTAACAACTCAACCACAACACATTATGTTATCGGAAGTGTTGTAGGGCCACATCCTTTTCCGGATTTGGTGGCAAGATTTCAATCTGTGATTTCCAAGGAAATTAAAGAGCAACTTTTTGAACAAATCGGAAGAGAAAATCCTGATTATGTGATTGCCTGTGTTGGTGGCGGAAGTAATGCAGCAGGAACTTTCTATCATTTTGTGGATGAAGAAAATGTGAAAATCATTGCCGCTGAAGCTGGAGGTTTTGGCGTTGAATCTGGGAAGTCGGCTGCAACAACATTTCTCGGAACTTTAGGTGTTTTGCACGGAAGCAAAAGTTTGGTTATGCAGACAAAAGACGGACAGGTTATTGAGCCTCATTCGATTTCCGCTGGTTTGGATTATCCGGGAATTGGTCCATTTCACGCCAATTTATTTCAGGAAAACCGTGCAGAATTTTTCAGCATTAATGATGATGATGCGTTGAAATCTGCGTTTGAACTGACAAAACTGGAAGGAATTATTCCTGCTTTGGAAAGCGCTCATGCTTTGGCAGTTTTAAATAAGAAAAAGTTTAACGAAAATGATATTGTTGTCATCTGTTTAAGCGGCCGCGGTGATAAGGATATGGAAACGTATTTAAAAGAAATTAGAATTTAG
- the trpA gene encoding tryptophan synthase subunit alpha: MKKLNIYFTAGIPQLEDTAEIIQLIQDSGADMMEIGMPYSDPVADGPIIQKAHELALKNGMTIEKLFSQLKSIKNEIRIPIILMGYINPVLSFGFENFCRECSESGVSGLIIPDLPPIEFERNYQKILEKYNLNFTFLITPETSDERILYLDSLSSGFLYAVSSSSTTGNENAVLKNEDYLSRVASLSLKNPVMIGFGIKSKEDFENVTEKADGGIIGTAFVNILLNDKDWKIKAIDFIHSIKN; encoded by the coding sequence ATGAAAAAACTCAATATATATTTTACAGCAGGAATTCCACAACTGGAAGACACTGCCGAAATCATACAACTCATTCAGGATTCCGGAGCCGATATGATGGAAATCGGAATGCCTTATTCTGATCCTGTTGCTGACGGACCAATTATTCAAAAAGCACACGAATTAGCTTTGAAAAACGGAATGACGATTGAAAAACTATTTTCTCAGTTGAAATCAATTAAAAACGAAATTAGAATTCCGATTATTTTGATGGGTTATATCAATCCGGTTTTAAGTTTCGGGTTTGAAAATTTTTGCAGAGAATGTTCGGAAAGTGGTGTTTCGGGATTAATTATTCCTGATCTTCCGCCTATCGAATTTGAGAGAAATTATCAGAAAATTTTAGAAAAATATAATCTGAATTTTACATTTTTAATAACTCCGGAAACTTCGGATGAAAGAATTTTGTATTTAGATTCTTTAAGTTCAGGATTTTTGTACGCGGTAAGTTCATCATCCACTACAGGAAATGAAAACGCAGTTTTAAAAAATGAAGACTACCTTTCCAGGGTAGCTTCTCTTTCATTAAAAAATCCAGTCATGATCGGTTTTGGAATTAAATCTAAAGAAGATTTTGAAAACGTCACCGAAAAAGCAGACGGCGGAATCATCGGAACAGCTTTCGTCAATATTTTGCTGAACGATAAAGATTGGAAGATAAAGGCTATAGATTTTATTCATTCAATAAAAAATTAA
- the lipB gene encoding lipoyl(octanoyl) transferase LipB produces the protein MNIHQNKVVAFEDLGVKDYQSSWDYQEKLMKEIIDTKIKNRDLPTEERLTTSNHFLLVEHPHVYTLGKSGHEENMLAGIDKLKEIEATFVKVNRGGDITYHGFGQIVGYPILDLENFFTDIHLYMRNLEEVIIRTMAEFGLKGERSPGETGVWLDVGKPYARKICAMGVKASRWVTLHGFAFNVNTDMRYFEYIVPCGIKDKQVTSLKRELERDLTPEEMEDIKAKIRKHFADVFEAELVSE, from the coding sequence ATGAACATACATCAAAATAAAGTCGTAGCATTTGAAGATTTAGGAGTAAAAGATTATCAGTCTTCCTGGGATTATCAGGAAAAACTGATGAAAGAAATCATTGACACTAAAATCAAAAACCGCGACTTGCCGACAGAAGAACGTCTTACCACTTCCAACCATTTTCTTTTGGTAGAGCATCCTCATGTTTACACTTTGGGGAAAAGCGGTCATGAAGAAAATATGTTAGCTGGAATCGATAAATTAAAGGAAATCGAAGCCACTTTTGTAAAAGTAAATCGTGGCGGAGACATTACCTATCACGGTTTCGGACAAATTGTTGGTTATCCGATTTTAGATCTAGAAAATTTCTTCACCGATATTCATTTATATATGCGTAATCTTGAAGAGGTGATTATCAGAACAATGGCTGAATTTGGTTTAAAAGGTGAACGTTCACCGGGAGAAACCGGAGTTTGGCTGGATGTCGGAAAACCTTACGCCAGAAAAATCTGTGCAATGGGCGTGAAAGCTTCACGATGGGTAACTTTGCACGGTTTTGCGTTCAATGTCAACACAGATATGCGATATTTTGAATACATTGTTCCTTGTGGAATTAAAGATAAACAAGTGACTTCTTTGAAAAGAGAACTGGAAAGAGATTTGACTCCCGAAGAAATGGAAGATATTAAGGCGAAGATCAGAAAGCATTTTGCAGATGTTTTTGAGGCGGAATTGGTGAGTGAATAA
- a CDS encoding NAD(P)H-dependent oxidoreductase, which produces MSLIEDLNWRHAVKAYDSTKKVSQEDLNKILEAARLAPTSSGLQPFRLIVVENQELKEKMVSGAFNPEVMRDSSHVLVFAAWDSYSNEKIDKVYDHHTDVRDLPQGRFSSYTDLIKDLYNAQTPDQHFAHTARQTYIALGLAMAQAAELKIDSTPAEGFNNEIVDDILELKELGLKSVILLYLGYRDTENDWLSHMKKVRIPMEEFIIRK; this is translated from the coding sequence ATGTCGTTAATAGAAGATTTAAACTGGAGACACGCTGTAAAAGCTTACGATTCAACAAAAAAAGTATCACAAGAAGATTTAAATAAAATTTTAGAAGCTGCAAGATTAGCTCCAACTTCATCCGGACTACAACCTTTCAGACTGATCGTTGTAGAAAATCAGGAATTGAAAGAGAAAATGGTGAGCGGAGCATTTAACCCTGAAGTGATGAGAGATTCTTCTCATGTTTTGGTTTTTGCAGCCTGGGACAGCTATTCTAATGAAAAAATCGATAAAGTGTACGATCATCATACCGATGTGAGAGACTTGCCACAAGGACGTTTCAGCAGTTATACCGATCTGATCAAAGATCTATACAATGCTCAGACTCCCGACCAGCATTTTGCACATACTGCAAGACAAACCTATATCGCATTAGGTTTGGCAATGGCTCAGGCGGCGGAACTGAAAATCGATTCTACTCCAGCAGAAGGTTTTAATAATGAAATTGTTGACGATATTCTTGAATTGAAAGAATTGGGTCTGAAAAGTGTAATCCTTTTATACCTTGGTTACAGAGACACCGAAAACGACTGGCTTTCTCACATGAAAAAAGTAAGAATCCCGATGGAGGAATTTATCATCAGAAAATAG
- a CDS encoding MarR family winged helix-turn-helix transcriptional regulator translates to MKNHDSPKLGNQLCFPFYVIAKEITGLYRPFLDELGITYSQYLVMMILWEKDGLTVNQIGEKLYLDSGTLTPLLKRLESKGFIIRKRKKEDERVVEIFLDDAGRNLQQKACQIPAKMQEKLNLTDKDLLELKETVQQILNKIQK, encoded by the coding sequence ATGAAAAATCACGACTCTCCCAAATTAGGAAATCAGCTTTGTTTTCCGTTTTATGTTATCGCAAAGGAAATTACCGGACTTTACCGTCCGTTTCTTGACGAATTGGGCATAACCTATTCGCAATATCTTGTGATGATGATACTTTGGGAAAAAGACGGATTGACAGTGAATCAAATCGGTGAAAAGCTGTATCTCGACAGCGGAACATTGACGCCGCTTCTCAAAAGACTTGAATCAAAAGGCTTTATCATCCGAAAAAGAAAAAAAGAAGATGAACGAGTGGTAGAAATTTTTTTGGATGACGCGGGCAGAAATTTACAGCAAAAAGCCTGTCAGATTCCGGCAAAAATGCAGGAAAAACTGAACCTTACTGATAAAGATCTTTTGGAACTGAAAGAAACCGTTCAACAAATTTTAAATAAAATTCAAAAATAA
- a CDS encoding peptide deformylase → MKRLALLLIFFISFINAQKLTSSEISIINQGDIKTLLPIFQTTDSHQHTILLDQSKEIDPTDPNTAILVARMKESLLSTDGGVGIAAPQVGINRKIIWVQRFDKEGEPLEYFINPVITWKSELQNLGPEGDLSIPEFRGQFYRSKVIQLEYFDLKGQKYSEIVEGFTAVIFQHEIDHLFGILISDKKEKELNDEYLKVDAYKRSDSVTR, encoded by the coding sequence ATGAAAAGACTCGCTTTGCTCCTTATATTTTTCATCAGTTTTATCAACGCACAAAAACTGACTTCATCCGAAATTTCAATAATCAATCAAGGTGATATTAAAACATTATTACCCATTTTTCAAACCACAGATTCTCATCAACACACTATCTTATTAGATCAGTCAAAAGAAATTGATCCTACCGATCCGAATACCGCAATTTTGGTTGCAAGAATGAAAGAATCTCTTCTGTCAACCGACGGTGGAGTAGGAATCGCCGCACCACAAGTCGGAATCAACAGAAAAATAATTTGGGTTCAGCGTTTTGACAAAGAAGGGGAGCCGTTGGAATATTTTATCAATCCTGTCATCACATGGAAATCTGAACTTCAAAATCTCGGTCCGGAAGGCGACTTGTCAATCCCTGAATTCCGCGGACAGTTTTACAGAAGCAAAGTAATTCAATTAGAATATTTTGATCTGAAAGGTCAGAAATATTCGGAAATTGTCGAAGGTTTTACTGCAGTTATTTTCCAGCACGAAATCGACCATCTTTTTGGAATATTAATTTCAGATAAAAAAGAAAAAGAACTGAATGATGAGTATTTAAAAGTAGATGCTTATAAGAGAAGTGATTCTGTAACGAGGTAA
- a CDS encoding ChaN family lipoprotein, whose amino-acid sequence MKNIFIAMLLIICSMVNAQNLKSFQFYNQKGNAVTTEKLVKELAEYDVVFFGENHNSSINHWLQLKIAQALFEKKNGQIILGAEMFERDNQSQLNQYLEGKIDAKTFKDSARLWNNFTTDYKPLLDFAKDKKLKFIATNIPRKYASQTAKEGLESLNKLSEKEKSYIAQLPIKVTLETPGYPEMKTMMGEHAEGTKVMNFISAQAVKDATMAESILKNFESGKTFIHYNGNFHSKEFGGIYWYIKQKNPNLRMAVISVFESEDSELKVPEKEYIPTDFNLIIPADMTKTY is encoded by the coding sequence ATGAAAAATATTTTCATCGCCATGCTGCTGATCATTTGTAGTATGGTAAATGCACAAAACCTAAAATCGTTTCAGTTTTACAATCAAAAAGGAAACGCGGTAACAACTGAGAAACTAGTCAAAGAGTTGGCGGAATATGATGTGGTTTTCTTTGGTGAAAATCATAACAGCTCAATTAATCACTGGCTTCAGCTGAAAATCGCTCAAGCCTTATTTGAAAAAAAGAACGGACAGATTATTTTAGGTGCCGAAATGTTTGAAAGAGATAATCAGTCTCAATTAAATCAATATTTAGAAGGGAAAATTGACGCTAAAACTTTTAAGGATTCGGCTCGTCTCTGGAATAATTTCACTACCGATTACAAACCTTTGCTGGATTTTGCTAAAGATAAAAAACTGAAGTTCATTGCCACAAATATTCCCAGAAAGTATGCTTCGCAGACTGCAAAAGAAGGTTTGGAATCATTAAACAAATTAAGCGAAAAAGAGAAATCATACATCGCCCAGCTGCCAATAAAAGTAACATTAGAGACTCCCGGTTATCCAGAAATGAAAACTATGATGGGAGAACATGCGGAAGGAACCAAAGTGATGAACTTTATTTCTGCGCAGGCAGTAAAAGACGCTACGATGGCTGAGTCTATCCTGAAAAATTTTGAATCCGGAAAAACATTCATTCACTACAACGGAAACTTTCACAGTAAAGAATTTGGAGGAATATATTGGTACATCAAACAGAAAAATCCGAATCTGAGAATGGCGGTCATCTCTGTTTTTGAATCTGAAGATTCTGAATTGAAAGTTCCTGAAAAAGAGTATATTCCAACAGATTTTAATCTGATTATTCCTGCAGATATGACGAAAACATATTAA
- a CDS encoding hemin-degrading factor: MNTLVNELKEKWETLKAENPHLRIRNAAAQLGVSEAELLLTNTGEEVTILKPEFANILTEAEKLGKVMALTRNEECVHERKGTYLNGDFSSPHAQLFVGEDIDLRIFMNHWKFAFAVAEGDKKSLQFFGKDGLALHKIYLTKDSNQEAFDAIVTLFKAENQTETFEFEAVTPKAPEKDDSEIDTEGFKKAWTELKDTHDFFMMTRKFGVSRTQALRLAPEGYAKKIEPSKVVNILEDASEKNLPIMIFVGNRGIIQIHTGEVNKTLWHQHWFNVMDPDFNLHLDVTKIAEAWIVKKPTDDGEVTAIEVFNKEGDFIVQIFGKRKPGIPELQEWKDLVADLEK, translated from the coding sequence ATGAACACATTAGTTAACGAACTGAAAGAAAAATGGGAAACTCTGAAAGCAGAAAACCCACATTTGAGAATAAGAAATGCAGCAGCACAACTAGGTGTAAGCGAAGCTGAATTGTTATTGACCAACACAGGCGAAGAAGTAACGATTCTGAAACCTGAATTTGCAAATATCTTAACAGAGGCTGAAAAATTAGGAAAAGTGATGGCATTAACGAGAAATGAAGAATGCGTTCACGAACGAAAAGGAACCTATCTGAATGGTGATTTCAGCAGTCCTCATGCTCAGCTTTTCGTAGGAGAAGACATTGATCTGCGGATTTTTATGAATCACTGGAAGTTCGCTTTTGCCGTGGCAGAAGGAGATAAAAAGAGTCTTCAGTTTTTCGGTAAAGACGGTTTGGCGCTTCATAAAATATATTTGACGAAAGACAGCAACCAAGAAGCGTTTGATGCGATTGTTACGCTCTTTAAAGCTGAAAACCAAACTGAAACTTTTGAATTTGAAGCAGTTACACCAAAAGCTCCTGAAAAAGACGATTCTGAAATTGATACCGAAGGTTTCAAAAAAGCATGGACGGAATTGAAAGATACCCACGATTTCTTCATGATGACCAGAAAATTCGGCGTTTCAAGAACGCAGGCGTTGAGATTGGCTCCCGAAGGATATGCGAAAAAAATAGAACCTTCAAAAGTCGTGAACATACTTGAAGATGCTTCTGAAAAAAATCTTCCGATCATGATTTTCGTGGGAAACCGAGGGATTATCCAGATTCATACAGGGGAGGTAAATAAAACATTGTGGCATCAACACTGGTTCAATGTGATGGATCCTGATTTTAACCTGCATTTGGATGTGACAAAAATTGCCGAAGCCTGGATCGTGAAAAAACCGACTGACGACGGAGAAGTAACCGCCATAGAGGTATTCAACAAAGAAGGTGATTTCATCGTACAGATTTTCGGAAAAAGAAAACCTGGAATTCCGGAATTGCAGGAGTGGAAAGATCTTGTAGCAGATTTAGAAAAATAA
- a CDS encoding class I SAM-dependent methyltransferase has translation MEEKDLKILAQNLANPQGEKGIEIGKMMNENNIGMTMESIHALLIEDNEQILEIGHGNAGHLKSLLNKAKNLHYTGIDISETMYNEAKKLNSEFTDRADFVLYEGNKLPFKNEAFDKIFTVNTVYFWKNPLEYLNEIYRLLKDNGTFVLTFGQRHFMEKLPFTKYNFKLYNNDEMEELISKSHFKRMKISEKEEEIKSKSGDEIIKRIYTVLTIKK, from the coding sequence ATGGAAGAGAAAGATTTAAAAATACTAGCCCAGAATTTAGCCAATCCGCAAGGTGAGAAAGGCATTGAAATCGGCAAAATGATGAATGAAAACAACATCGGAATGACGATGGAAAGTATTCATGCTTTACTGATAGAAGATAACGAGCAGATTCTTGAGATTGGCCACGGAAATGCCGGTCATCTGAAAAGTCTTCTTAATAAAGCAAAAAACCTGCATTATACGGGAATTGATATCTCAGAAACAATGTACAATGAAGCTAAGAAATTAAATTCAGAATTTACAGATCGGGCTGATTTTGTATTGTATGAAGGCAATAAACTTCCTTTTAAAAATGAAGCTTTCGATAAAATATTTACAGTAAATACTGTTTATTTCTGGAAAAACCCTTTAGAATATTTAAATGAAATTTACCGGTTACTGAAAGATAATGGAACTTTTGTTCTCACATTCGGGCAAAGACATTTTATGGAAAAATTGCCTTTCACCAAATATAATTTTAAGCTATACAACAATGACGAAATGGAGGAATTGATCTCCAAAAGCCATTTTAAAAGAATGAAAATTTCCGAGAAAGAAGAAGAGATAAAAAGCAAATCCGGAGATGAGATCATTAAAAGAATATATACAGTTTTAACCATAAAAAAATAA